From one Anopheles cruzii chromosome 3, idAnoCruzAS_RS32_06, whole genome shotgun sequence genomic stretch:
- the LOC128275443 gene encoding myotubularin-related protein 2, with protein MPTMEHHGTTDFHRSSNSLDSDSKSSSLNSKHGMDTIVANESGFTYLSGENMQDRKSDVSYICPFSGPAIGTLTITNYRLHFRSQPATDKDPVIVVDCPLGAVSRIEKVGGVSSRGENSYGIDIFCKDMRNLRFAHKQENHSRRTVFEKLQLYAFPRANEGHLFAFNYREKFTEDGWSVYEPVAELRRMGVNSANNDTWRITRINEGYEICDSYPSVWAVPKTAKDDLLKQVAAFRSRNRLPVLCWIHPKLLATITRCSQPLVGVGGKRSEADETYINLIMEANAQSDKLSIIDARPSANAIANKAKGGGYESEDAYKNVELTFLDIHNIHVMRESLRKLKEICFPANDDHKWLSAVESTLWLKHIKCILGGAVRIVDRIENMRMSVVVHCSDGWDRTSQLTALSMLLLDPYYRTLKGFEVLIEKEWLSFGHKFEQRIGHGDNHHSDADRSPVFLQFIDCVWQISKQFPHALEFNEYFLITILDHLYSCRFGTFLFNTERERVSNDLKNRTVSLWSFINSSHEEYRNPLYGGLSNYLSSMPVQTVLRPVVSMRHIRLWKGLYCRWNPSMRQQDPIYQRTRELLALQAELSKQLEDCRTERVLN; from the exons ATGCCTACGATGGAGCACCACGGGACTACGGATTTTCATCGCAGCTCCAATTCGCTCGATTCGGACTCCAAGTCCAGTTCGCTCAACTCGAAGCACGGCATGGACACGATC GTCGCCAACGAGTCCGGCTTCACGTACCTGTCCGGTGAGAACATGCAGGACCGGAAGAGCGACGTTTCGTACATCTGTCCATTCAGTGGGCCAGCGATCGGTACGCTCACGATCACCAACTATCGGCTGCACTTTCGCtcgcaaccggccaccgacaagGATCCGGTGATAGTGGTGGATTGCCCACTCGGTGCCGTTAGTCGCATCGAGAAGGTCGGTGGTGTTAGTTCGCGGGGTGAAAATTCGTACGGTATCGACATCTTCTGCAAGGATATGCGCAACCTGCGGTTTGCGCACAAACAGGAGAACCACTCGCGTCGTACGGTGTTCGAGAAGCTGCAGCTTTATGCCTTCCCGCGGGCTAACGAAGGCCATCTGTTTGCGTTCAACTATCGGGAAAAGTTCACCGAAGACGGGTGGAGCGTGTACGAACCGGTGGCCGAGTTGCGGCGGATGGGAGTGAACAGTGCGAACAACGATACGTGGCGTATAACGCGAATCAACGAGGGGTACGAAATCTGCGACAGCTATCCGTCGGTCTGGGCCGTACCGAAAACGGCAAAGGATGACCTGTTGAAGCAGGTGGCGGCTTTTCGGTCACGCAATCGGTTACCGGTACTGTGCTGGATTCATCCGAAGTTGCTGGCGACGATCACTCGCTGTTCGCAGCCCCTGGTCGGAGTCGGTGGCAAGCGCAGTGAGGCGGACGAAACGTACATCAATCTCATTATGGAAGCGAACGCCCAGTCGGACAAGCTGTCGATCATCGATGCGCGCCCGAGCGCCAATGCGATCGCCAACAAGGCGAAAGGCGGTGGCTACGAGTCGGAGGACGCGTACAAGAACGTCGAGCTCACGTTTCTCGACATCCACAACATCCACGTGATGCGGGAGAGCTTGCGTAAGCTGAAGGAAATCTGCTTCCCGGCCAACGACGATCACAAGTGGCTGTCAGCGGTCGAGAGTACGCTCTGGTTGAAGCACATCAAATGCATCCtgggcggtgcggtgcggattGTCGACCGG ATCGAAAACATGCGCATGTCGGTGGTAGTCCACTGTTCCGACGGATGGGATCGTACATCGCAGCTAACGGCCCtttcgatgctgctgctcgatccGTACTATCGCACACTGAAAGGCTTCGAGGTGCTGATCGAGAAGGAATGGCTCAGCTTTGGCCACAAATTCGAGCAG CGTATCGGTCACGGTGATAACCACCATTCGGACGCGGATCGTTCGCCCGTGTTTTTACAGTTTATCGACTGCGTGTGGCAAATATCGAAGCAGTTCCCACACGCCCTCGAGTTTAACGAGTATTTCCTCATCACCATTCTCGACCATCTGTACTCGTGCCGGTTCGGGACGTTCCTGTTCAATACCGAGCGTGAGCGGGTGTCGAACG ATCTCAAGAATCGTACCGTTTCGCTGTGGTCATTCATCAACTCATCCCACGAAGAGTACCGCAATCCACTGTACGGCGGGCTCAGCAACTATCTCAGCTCGATGCCGGTCCAAACGGTACTCCGGCCGGTGGTCAGCATGCGGCACATACGGCTCTGGAAGGGACTGTACTGCCGCTGGAATCCCAGCATGCGACAGCAAGATCCGATCTACCAGCGAACACGCGAACTGCTGGCCCTGCAGGCGGAACTCAGCAAGCAGCTGGAAGACTGCCGGACGGAGCGTGTCCTTAACTAG